The following proteins are co-located in the Choristoneura fumiferana chromosome 23, NRCan_CFum_1, whole genome shotgun sequence genome:
- the LOC141440740 gene encoding uncharacterized protein — protein MVSRSILVLAAVVSAVVGHGRVTQPASRASAWRLNFATPPNYDDDGLNCGGFSTQWESNGGKCGICGDAYNIPEPRPHELGGTFGLGVITAEYLPGATIATTTQLTASHLGYWEFKLCPDPTNNDQACFDQYVLQLENGETKYYPTNGSTTYNVNYKLPAGLVCDHCVLQWRYRAGNNWGICSNGTTGSGCGKQEEFRACSDITIGIPKTLNEEVNEIPSSLFHYLKNGYKVRQ, from the exons ATGGTTTCCCGCAGTATCCTGGTGCTGGCAGCCGTGGTGTCGGCGGTGGTGGGCCACGGGCGGGTCACGCAGCCGGCCTCGCGGGCCTCGGCGTGGCGCTTGAACTTCGCGACGCCGCCCAACTACGATGACGATGGTTTGAACTGTGGGGGGTTCTCCACGCAATGGGAGAGCAACGGGGGCAA ATGTGGAATCTGCGGTGACGCGTACAACATCCCCGAGCCTCGTCCCCACGAGCTAGGCGGCACTTTCGGCCTTGGTGTCATCACCGCGGAATACCTGCCAGGCGCCACCATCGCCACCACCACGCAGCTCACTGCCTCCCACCTCGGCTACTGGGAGTTCAAACTGTGCCCAGACCCGACGAACAACGACCAGGCTTGCTTCGACCAGTACGTGCTCCAACTCGAAAACGGCGAGACGAAATACTACCCAACCAACGGAAGCACTACTTACAACGTCAATTATAAACTCCCAGCCGGCCTCGTCTGCGACCACTGCGTTCTTCAATGGAGATACCGTGCTGGCAACAACTGGGGAATCTGCAGCAATGGAACCACAGGCTCAGGTTGCGGGAAACAGGAAGAGTTCAGAGCGTGTTCGGACATCACCATTGGCATACCGAAAACGTTGAACGAGGAGGTTAACGAAATTCCGTCGTCGCTGTTCCATTATTTGAAGAATGGATACAAGGTGAGGCAGTAA